A DNA window from Sphaeramia orbicularis chromosome 22, fSphaOr1.1, whole genome shotgun sequence contains the following coding sequences:
- the LOC115414335 gene encoding hereditary hemochromatosis protein homolog isoform X2 has product MKLNWIELLILCLIFSAAECGFHSLQFLSSGLVKSTGRPVFEQLLLYDGVEISHCDSRTRQEQLKPTLETKHLPKTCAGARADILIFLSETTPFINRTVGVVQRRRGCIQSDDGSVSAFEAWAVNGMDSLTFDPESQMWTSQSPSSETVRHRWNKDKERNFAFQYFIRHLCPEMIQKITLRSVNKSTELRVFGKPTAYTDQALLRCHVTTTDKSVSSVHLVGDAAPQAIWTSVTGPVPSGDGCVILRLTARIYTQKPNTYGCTVQTGSDNKTVYWDGKTLDGTDLANKFNST; this is encoded by the exons ATGAAGCTGAATTGGATTGAACTTTTAATTCTATGTTTAATCTTTTCTGCAGCTGAATGTG gTTTTCACTCTCTACAATTTTTGTCGTCTGGACTGGTAAAGTCTACAGGTCGACCTGTTTTTGAGCAACTGCTGTTATACGATGGAGTTGAAATCTCACACTGTGACAGCAGAACCAGACAAGAACAGCTCAAACCCACATTGGAAACAAAACACTTACCTAAGACGTGTGCAGGTGCACGAGCTGATATCCTTATATTTCTGTCTGAGACCACTCCATTTATCAACAGGACAGTCG GTGTTGTGCAGCGGCGGCGTGGCTGCATCCAATCAGATGATGGGAGCGTTTCTGCTTTTGAAGCCTGGGCAGTAAATGGGATGGActccctgacctttgaccctgagtcTCAGATGTGGACGTCTCAATCGCCGTCTTCAGAAACAGTTCGACATCGCTGGaacaaagacaaagagaggaattttgCCTTTCAATATTTCATCAGACATCTGTGTCCAGAAATGATCCAGAAAATTACTTTAAGATCAGTCAATAAAAGCACAG AACTGCGTGTGTTCGGTAAACCCACTGCGTACACTGACCAGGCGCTGCTGAGGTGTCATGTGACCACCACTGACAAATCAGTAAGTTCAGTGCATTTGGTTGGAGACGCAGCTCCTCAGGCCATTTGGACCTCAGTGACCGGTCCGGTACCATCTGGAGACGGATGTGTGATCCTCAGACTGACAGCTCGGATCTATACACAAAAACCCAACACCTACGGATGTACAgtacaaacaggaagtgacaacaAGACTGTCTACTGGG ATGGAAAAACACTTGATGGAACTGATCTGGCAAACAAGTTCAACAGTACCTG A
- the LOC115414335 gene encoding major histocompatibility complex class I-related gene protein-like isoform X1, with the protein MKLNWIELLILCLIFSAAECGFHSLQFLSSGLVKSTGRPVFEQLLLYDGVEISHCDSRTRQEQLKPTLETKHLPKTCAGARADILIFLSETTPFINRTVGVVQRRRGCIQSDDGSVSAFEAWAVNGMDSLTFDPESQMWTSQSPSSETVRHRWNKDKERNFAFQYFIRHLCPEMIQKITLRSVNKSTELRVFGKPTAYTDQALLRCHVTTTDKSVSSVHLVGDAAPQAIWTSVTGPVPSGDGCVILRLTARIYTQKPNTYGCTVQTGSDNKTVYWDGKTLDGTDLANKFNSTWKVLSVLMGLGFIIIASTILFYGMIVLRKCDKKIPVPKKLDPQMMRFIEDSLSPELKNIALSFVFGSNIPEKYKESLEEWAKRMKEKDLNYYDPDYFAGNSNVSEI; encoded by the exons ATGAAGCTGAATTGGATTGAACTTTTAATTCTATGTTTAATCTTTTCTGCAGCTGAATGTG gTTTTCACTCTCTACAATTTTTGTCGTCTGGACTGGTAAAGTCTACAGGTCGACCTGTTTTTGAGCAACTGCTGTTATACGATGGAGTTGAAATCTCACACTGTGACAGCAGAACCAGACAAGAACAGCTCAAACCCACATTGGAAACAAAACACTTACCTAAGACGTGTGCAGGTGCACGAGCTGATATCCTTATATTTCTGTCTGAGACCACTCCATTTATCAACAGGACAGTCG GTGTTGTGCAGCGGCGGCGTGGCTGCATCCAATCAGATGATGGGAGCGTTTCTGCTTTTGAAGCCTGGGCAGTAAATGGGATGGActccctgacctttgaccctgagtcTCAGATGTGGACGTCTCAATCGCCGTCTTCAGAAACAGTTCGACATCGCTGGaacaaagacaaagagaggaattttgCCTTTCAATATTTCATCAGACATCTGTGTCCAGAAATGATCCAGAAAATTACTTTAAGATCAGTCAATAAAAGCACAG AACTGCGTGTGTTCGGTAAACCCACTGCGTACACTGACCAGGCGCTGCTGAGGTGTCATGTGACCACCACTGACAAATCAGTAAGTTCAGTGCATTTGGTTGGAGACGCAGCTCCTCAGGCCATTTGGACCTCAGTGACCGGTCCGGTACCATCTGGAGACGGATGTGTGATCCTCAGACTGACAGCTCGGATCTATACACAAAAACCCAACACCTACGGATGTACAgtacaaacaggaagtgacaacaAGACTGTCTACTGGG ATGGAAAAACACTTGATGGAACTGATCTGGCAAACAAGTTCAACAGTACCTGGAAAGTTCTGTCTGTGTTAATGGGACTTGGGTTCATAATAATTGCGAGCACCATACTATTCTATGGAATGATAGTTCTAAGAAAATGTG ACAAGAAGATCCCTGTGCCTAAAAAACTGGATCCACAGATGATGAGATTCATTGAAGACTCTTTATCTCCAGAGTTGAAGAACATTGCTCTTTCATTCGTATTTGGTTCAAATATTCCAGAAAAATATAAAGAGTCCCTGGAAGAGTGGGCCAAGAGGATGAAGGAAAAAGATCTGAACTACTATGATCCTGATTACTTTGCTGGCAATAGTAATGTCAGTGAAATTTAA